The Nostoc punctiforme PCC 73102 genome includes a region encoding these proteins:
- a CDS encoding TnsA endonuclease N-terminal domain-containing protein, producing the protein MTDDEFDHWCKQQQLTAQILLIIAAIRAAPPSRRVQGRAKNVSGVYPSRKMGQTIQFESHTVELWAIYQMEHDPQVLEFYDQPPPFKIQYQNQNGRNIGHYHTPDFFVLRTTGAAWEEWKTETELKRLAQKYPSRYQKTETGHWHCPPGEAYAESYGLKYHVRTDTELNPIFTQNLMFLEDYFRFTANVPLSITEQILSSVKASPGITIAATLATIPGVRANDIYAMIATEQLYVDLYAVPLVEHWRVQLWADEQTHTAHTYLAIGTTGDHRKITSPTTLLPNTLLVWDSQLWTLVNLGETTTTLLPAVGQPMQLPTAFFLQLFDSSTINILTSEKQTTINEGVRELMDAASPADLQRANRRFHLVQAYFQHHTDIGKDIPQSTLSRWVKQFREAEATFGCGYVGLLPRTNNRGNRLSKAPTDTSVLLDKFITEHFETPRQAPAASVYRAYTRACCTANIPPLSQRTFYTRLKKRPIHEQTLKRQGAKAAYATEPIVLELARTTPRHGDRPFAICHLDHTQLDIELRSQVTGRNLGRPWLTLLIDAYSRRILAVYLTFDPPSYRSCMMALRLCVQRFGRFPQSVVVDGGKEFHSVYFDTLLARYHCIKKTRPGAKPRFGSVVERLFGTTNTEFIFNLLGNTQASKQPRQLTSSVDPKQLAVWTLASLHTYLSEWAYTIYDTSVHDSLGETPLQVYTDAMAATGEREHRRIAYNEDFLMATRPSTPKGNAKVQPGQGIKVNYLYYWNDAFRNPVVEKTKVSVRYDPFDMGVAYAYLEGRWVKCISQYYSTFAGRTEKEVLLAAQEIRQQDKRNAVSTNISAKRLADFIAAVQEHEILLMQRLRDLEAVGVLENLTLNKEGVPQFPPVSTLEPEIEAHSQDDEQLPALQNNIELLDLTRLPILGEYR; encoded by the coding sequence ATGACAGACGATGAATTTGACCATTGGTGTAAGCAACAGCAACTAACGGCACAAATACTCTTAATAATCGCCGCAATTCGCGCTGCCCCACCTTCTCGCAGAGTACAAGGACGCGCTAAGAACGTCAGTGGAGTTTACCCTAGCCGCAAAATGGGTCAAACCATTCAATTTGAGAGCCACACAGTAGAACTATGGGCGATTTACCAAATGGAACACGACCCACAGGTGTTAGAGTTCTACGACCAACCACCTCCATTTAAAATTCAGTACCAAAACCAAAACGGACGAAATATAGGTCATTACCATACCCCAGACTTCTTCGTACTGCGGACGACAGGTGCAGCTTGGGAAGAATGGAAAACCGAAACCGAATTAAAACGACTAGCCCAAAAATACCCTTCACGCTACCAAAAAACTGAAACTGGTCATTGGCATTGCCCACCAGGAGAAGCTTACGCCGAATCTTATGGACTCAAATATCATGTTCGCACCGATACCGAACTAAATCCCATATTCACCCAGAACCTAATGTTTTTAGAAGACTACTTTAGGTTCACCGCCAATGTCCCCCTTTCCATTACAGAACAAATACTGTCTTCAGTTAAAGCCAGTCCAGGAATAACTATAGCCGCCACACTTGCAACCATTCCCGGAGTGCGTGCTAACGATATTTACGCCATGATTGCCACAGAGCAACTCTACGTGGACTTGTATGCAGTTCCCCTAGTGGAACATTGGCGAGTTCAGCTATGGGCAGATGAGCAAACTCATACTGCTCATACATATTTAGCCATAGGGACAACTGGGGATCATCGAAAAATCACCTCACCCACAACACTCTTGCCTAATACCTTATTAGTCTGGGACTCACAACTTTGGACTTTAGTTAACTTGGGCGAGACTACAACCACACTGCTACCCGCAGTCGGGCAACCAATGCAATTGCCCACAGCATTTTTTCTGCAATTATTCGACAGTAGCACTATCAATATTCTCACCTCAGAAAAACAAACAACCATCAATGAGGGAGTGCGTGAATTGATGGATGCCGCCTCGCCTGCGGATCTACAAAGAGCCAATCGCAGATTTCATTTAGTACAAGCATATTTCCAGCATCACACAGATATAGGGAAGGACATACCTCAAAGCACCTTATCTCGATGGGTAAAACAGTTTCGGGAAGCGGAAGCCACTTTTGGTTGCGGTTATGTTGGTTTGCTCCCACGTACAAATAATAGAGGAAATCGCCTATCCAAAGCACCAACAGATACCAGCGTTTTACTAGATAAATTTATTACAGAACACTTCGAGACACCAAGGCAAGCTCCAGCCGCTTCCGTTTATCGGGCATATACAAGAGCCTGCTGTACAGCCAACATCCCTCCACTGAGTCAGCGCACATTTTATACTCGGCTAAAAAAGCGTCCAATCCATGAGCAGACTTTAAAACGTCAGGGAGCAAAAGCCGCATACGCAACAGAACCGATTGTCTTAGAACTAGCTAGAACTACACCCCGGCATGGAGACAGACCTTTTGCTATCTGTCATCTTGACCACACCCAACTCGATATCGAATTACGCTCCCAAGTAACTGGTCGGAACTTAGGACGACCTTGGCTGACATTACTGATTGATGCCTACTCCCGACGCATCTTAGCAGTTTATCTCACCTTTGACCCACCCAGTTACAGGTCTTGCATGATGGCACTACGGTTGTGCGTCCAGCGTTTTGGTCGTTTTCCCCAATCTGTAGTTGTAGATGGCGGTAAGGAATTTCATAGCGTTTACTTTGATACCTTATTAGCACGCTACCACTGCATCAAAAAGACTCGTCCTGGTGCAAAACCTCGTTTTGGCTCAGTAGTTGAGCGATTATTCGGAACAACTAATACTGAATTTATCTTTAACTTACTGGGCAACACCCAAGCCAGTAAACAACCGCGTCAACTCACTTCTTCTGTTGACCCCAAACAACTTGCCGTTTGGACATTAGCTTCTTTACATACCTACCTGAGTGAGTGGGCATACACCATTTATGACACAAGCGTACATGATTCCTTGGGTGAGACACCATTACAAGTTTATACTGACGCAATGGCTGCCACAGGGGAGAGGGAACACCGACGTATTGCATACAACGAAGACTTTCTCATGGCAACACGCCCTAGTACACCCAAAGGCAACGCTAAAGTTCAGCCGGGACAGGGAATTAAAGTCAATTATCTTTATTACTGGAACGATGCTTTCCGCAATCCGGTTGTCGAAAAGACCAAAGTCAGTGTACGCTATGACCCTTTTGATATGGGTGTAGCTTATGCGTACTTAGAGGGAAGATGGGTCAAATGTATCTCCCAGTATTACAGCACCTTTGCCGGACGCACGGAGAAAGAAGTGCTATTAGCTGCCCAAGAAATCAGACAGCAAGATAAGCGTAATGCTGTGAGTACAAATATCTCTGCCAAACGCCTTGCAGACTTCATCGCGGCGGTGCAAGAACATGAAATCTTACTCATGCAACGATTACGGGATTTGGAAGCTGTTGGGGTACTGGAGAATTTAACACTCAATAAGGAAGGTGTACCCCAGTTTCCCCCAGTCAGCACTCTTGAGCCGGAGATAGAAGCACACAGTCAAGATGACGAACAATTGCCAGCACTGCAAAACAACATTGAACTGTTGGATCTCACACGACTGCCGATACTAGGGGAATACCGTTAA
- a CDS encoding Mu transposase C-terminal domain-containing protein, protein MLSDQEFNDWCRGVNLPQEARQLISQIRASEPIRRVKSSGINVRGDYASRKMGKTIQFESHKIELPGVEEYEEDADVLEYYDQAYQITLEFPSSSGEIIKASHIPDFFVIRKRSAGFEEWKPESRLEKLAAKQSQRYMRSEDGQWLNLPAVAYAEKLGLYYRIRLDTEIDWIKYRNRLFLKAYTTEDYQIDPEIAENLVKLISLNPGISYWEMIHTQQSNPDDINALIATKKIYINLSAAPLAEPEKVQLFRDQEIAVAYVQMIKSQPNNGTILNILDVKPNQLEPKTHNQVKMSPKAMERFLRASPEDLAEANRRYEVIEPYLNDSYRDKETVPQRTIRRWKAKFIAAQKAYKCGYIGLLNNSNARGNRLPRISQSSQDFIDKIIEEYYETFQQRSKLAVYGILAREWEKAGLTDKLPSYATFCSRIQHRSGYRQTKKRKGNRAAYQQSLLYWELKLTTPCHGDRPFEIAHIDHTQLDIELVCSRTGYLLGRPWATLLIDAYSRRILAVYLTFDEPSYRSCMMVLRICVQRFEKLPETIVVDGGTEFSSTYFETLLAAFECTKKQRPAAKARFGSIIERIFGTTNTEFFYNLRGNTQITKNVRQVTKSNNPKNQAVWTLDQLYENFCSYCYEFYDCREHPTLGQSPRQTFMSGLNSSGYRPQKQIIYDDNFKIFTLPSTPKGTAKVQPSRGVKINYLYYWSIDDSFIRPEIEGTNVPIRYDPFDMGTAYAYVKGRWIRCISEHYKSFQNRSEKEVNIASTQLRRKRQKHAQRITLSAQEKATYLEGTEAQETLLLQRLHDLAQQDIWVLIEKSSVIESKLSKHNYSANVQDVDKNILAGSESIKKPKSSAKKLIDLTKIEAYNTEELW, encoded by the coding sequence ATGTTGAGCGACCAAGAGTTTAATGATTGGTGTCGCGGCGTAAATTTACCACAAGAGGCTAGGCAATTAATTTCCCAAATCCGTGCCTCTGAACCAATTCGGCGAGTCAAAAGCAGTGGTATAAATGTCCGGGGCGACTACGCCAGTCGCAAAATGGGAAAAACTATTCAATTTGAGTCCCATAAAATTGAATTGCCAGGTGTAGAGGAGTACGAAGAAGACGCAGATGTACTCGAATACTACGACCAAGCATATCAAATTACTCTAGAATTCCCCTCAAGCAGTGGGGAAATAATCAAAGCTTCGCATATACCAGACTTTTTCGTAATTCGGAAGCGGAGTGCAGGTTTTGAAGAGTGGAAACCAGAATCAAGATTAGAAAAATTAGCAGCTAAACAATCACAACGTTATATGCGTTCAGAAGATGGGCAGTGGTTAAACCTGCCAGCAGTTGCTTATGCAGAAAAATTAGGACTGTATTACCGAATTCGGTTAGATACAGAAATTGATTGGATTAAATACAGAAATCGACTATTTCTCAAAGCCTATACTACTGAAGATTACCAAATTGACCCAGAAATAGCTGAAAATTTGGTGAAGTTAATTAGCTTAAATCCGGGCATAAGTTATTGGGAAATGATTCATACTCAACAGAGCAATCCTGATGACATAAATGCTTTAATAGCTACAAAAAAAATTTACATTAATTTGAGTGCCGCACCCTTAGCAGAGCCAGAAAAAGTACAGCTTTTCCGTGACCAAGAAATCGCGGTAGCTTATGTACAAATGATAAAATCGCAACCGAATAATGGAACGATTCTGAATATTTTAGATGTTAAACCCAATCAACTGGAACCTAAAACTCATAATCAAGTAAAAATGTCTCCAAAAGCAATGGAGCGTTTTTTGAGAGCTAGTCCTGAAGACTTGGCAGAAGCTAACCGAAGATATGAAGTAATTGAACCTTATCTTAATGACAGTTATAGAGATAAAGAAACTGTTCCACAACGTACTATTCGCAGATGGAAGGCTAAGTTTATAGCAGCACAAAAGGCGTACAAATGTGGTTATATTGGGCTGCTAAATAACTCTAATGCTAGAGGCAATCGCTTACCCAGAATTTCTCAATCGTCTCAAGATTTCATTGACAAAATAATTGAAGAATATTATGAAACTTTTCAACAAAGAAGCAAACTAGCTGTTTATGGAATTCTAGCAAGAGAATGGGAGAAAGCAGGTCTAACAGATAAGCTGCCTAGCTACGCTACATTTTGTTCTAGAATTCAACATCGTTCTGGTTATAGGCAAACAAAAAAACGTAAGGGAAACAGAGCAGCTTATCAACAATCTTTATTGTATTGGGAGTTGAAATTAACCACACCATGTCATGGCGACCGTCCATTTGAGATAGCACACATTGACCATACGCAACTGGATATTGAGTTAGTATGCTCCCGAACAGGTTATCTTCTTGGTAGACCTTGGGCAACTCTGTTAATCGATGCTTACAGCCGACGTATTCTCGCAGTTTACCTAACTTTTGACGAGCCAAGCTACCGTAGTTGCATGATGGTATTAAGAATCTGCGTACAGCGATTTGAGAAATTACCAGAGACAATAGTTGTTGACGGTGGGACAGAATTTAGTAGTACATACTTTGAGACCTTGTTAGCGGCTTTTGAATGTACCAAAAAGCAGCGACCAGCTGCGAAAGCCAGATTTGGTTCAATTATTGAACGTATTTTTGGAACTACAAATACAGAGTTTTTTTATAATCTTAGAGGCAACACTCAAATTACTAAGAATGTCCGCCAAGTCACGAAATCAAATAATCCCAAAAATCAAGCTGTTTGGACACTAGATCAACTCTACGAAAACTTTTGTTCATATTGTTACGAATTCTATGATTGCAGAGAACATCCAACATTAGGACAAAGCCCACGTCAAACTTTTATGTCAGGGCTAAATTCAAGTGGTTATCGCCCTCAGAAACAGATTATTTATGATGATAATTTTAAGATTTTTACCTTACCTTCTACACCTAAAGGAACTGCAAAAGTTCAACCAAGTAGAGGCGTGAAAATTAATTATCTCTACTATTGGTCAATTGATGATTCGTTCATAAGACCAGAAATTGAAGGAACTAATGTACCTATTCGTTACGACCCTTTTGATATGGGGACTGCTTATGCTTACGTTAAGGGACGTTGGATACGCTGTATTTCTGAACATTACAAATCCTTCCAAAATCGTTCCGAAAAAGAAGTGAACATAGCCAGCACACAATTACGTCGAAAAAGGCAGAAACACGCTCAAAGAATTACTCTATCTGCCCAAGAAAAAGCTACATATTTAGAAGGAACTGAAGCCCAAGAAACTTTGTTATTACAACGCTTACATGATTTAGCACAACAAGATATTTGGGTTTTAATTGAAAAAAGCTCAGTTATTGAAAGTAAATTAAGTAAACACAATTATTCAGCTAATGTTCAAGATGTAGATAAAAATATTTTGGCAGGTTCAGAAAGCATTAAAAAGCCAAAATCATCAGCAAAAAAATTAATAGATTTAACCAAAATAGAAGCTTACAATACAGAGGAGCTATGGTAA
- a CDS encoding ATP-binding protein — MVKIQSHSFPEELLLQPNEIKTDYFKSITIPHQRLKQALDTLLINILEPADTLVFLVFGVTGVGKTTLRLRLENLLNYEFLPSLRQNPGQIAVAGIEAIPTEQGKFSYKDYYTRALESLQEVLIEYKIDYEIPHGEVKDLGLLNRAYRQDSPALRRAMEKAFRYRQVKAFTVDEAQHLFMMAGGHQMLQQMNWIKSIANLTGTVHILFGTYELLNCPTLNGQIGRRSEDIHLLPYQADNPEDIAEFIRVIRTFQRHIPLVQEPKLEQHYEYLFSGSVGCVGLLKNWLTRSLRVAYSEEARTLNSKHLKLGAFSASRINKIKEEAQQGFKRFQEESSFFERQYSTEHGIKMPAKNSLLKKGRVGQRKPKRDDVGVNSDDD; from the coding sequence ATGGTAAAAATTCAGTCGCACTCTTTTCCAGAAGAACTTCTCTTACAGCCGAACGAAATTAAAACTGATTATTTCAAAAGTATCACTATTCCACATCAAAGGCTCAAACAAGCCTTAGATACTTTATTAATTAATATTCTGGAGCCAGCTGACACTTTAGTATTTTTAGTTTTTGGTGTGACTGGTGTAGGAAAAACAACCTTACGCTTGCGTCTGGAAAATCTGCTAAATTACGAATTTCTCCCCTCATTACGCCAAAATCCTGGTCAAATTGCTGTTGCTGGTATTGAAGCTATTCCAACAGAACAAGGAAAGTTTAGCTATAAAGATTATTACACTCGCGCCCTAGAATCCCTTCAGGAAGTTTTGATTGAATACAAAATTGATTATGAAATTCCTCACGGTGAGGTAAAGGATTTGGGGTTGCTAAATCGGGCTTACCGCCAAGATTCGCCCGCATTACGCCGAGCAATGGAAAAAGCATTTCGTTATCGTCAGGTAAAAGCTTTTACTGTAGACGAGGCACAGCATTTATTTATGATGGCAGGCGGACACCAGATGTTACAGCAAATGAACTGGATTAAGTCTATTGCTAATCTTACTGGTACAGTACATATTTTATTTGGAACTTATGAACTGCTTAACTGTCCTACCTTGAATGGGCAAATAGGGCGGCGTAGCGAAGATATTCACCTGTTACCTTACCAAGCTGATAACCCAGAAGATATTGCTGAATTTATTAGAGTAATTAGAACTTTTCAACGCCACATTCCGCTTGTACAAGAACCAAAATTAGAACAACACTATGAGTATCTTTTTTCTGGCTCAGTTGGTTGTGTGGGGCTATTGAAGAATTGGTTAACTCGTTCTTTGAGAGTTGCCTATTCTGAAGAAGCTCGGACTCTTAATAGCAAACATCTTAAATTAGGTGCTTTTTCTGCATCTCGTATCAACAAAATTAAGGAAGAAGCACAACAGGGATTTAAACGCTTTCAAGAAGAATCCAGTTTTTTTGAGCGGCAATATTCAACAGAACATGGAATAAAAATGCCAGCCAAAAATTCCCTACTCAAAAAAGGTCGTGTTGGACAAAGAAAACCTAAAAGAGATGATGTAGGGGTAAATTCAGATGATGACTAA